The Mesomycoplasma ovipneumoniae genome window below encodes:
- a CDS encoding phosphotransferase — protein sequence MNFSVFPQNISALIKNPTLIYCGLHNCTFIAFYQGQKVQIRIAKNNFVDWQNEENFIQNDPNFLFYQKGNYIKKWIEGQILDSENLDFYITKLFTELSKFHQQKNQKITKFDWQINEINDEKYKKLVQKYQFDPQVICHNDLQFKNIIVSKTNLYFIDFEWVRYNNPYFDYVSLHLNLGISADKIIEFFGLSAEKFSDFIYLYKIFTNFWNKKWYA from the coding sequence ATGAATTTCAGTGTTTTTCCACAAAATATTAGTGCATTGATAAAAAATCCAACCTTGATTTACTGTGGTTTACATAATTGTACTTTTATAGCTTTTTATCAAGGTCAAAAAGTGCAAATTCGAATAGCAAAAAATAATTTTGTTGATTGACAAAATGAAGAAAATTTCATTCAAAATGATCCAAATTTTCTTTTTTACCAAAAGGGTAATTACATTAAAAAATGGATTGAAGGACAAATTTTAGATTCAGAAAACTTAGATTTTTATATTACAAAGTTATTCACTGAACTTTCAAAGTTTCACCAACAAAAAAATCAAAAAATTACTAAATTCGATTGACAAATTAACGAAATTAACGATGAAAAATACAAAAAACTAGTCCAAAAATATCAATTTGACCCTCAAGTAATTTGTCATAATGATTTACAATTTAAAAATATTATCGTTTCTAAAACCAATCTTTATTTTATTGATTTTGAATGAGTTAGATACAATAACCCTTATTTTGATTATGTTTCTTTGCATCTAAATTTAGGAATTTCCGCTGATAAAATTATTGAATTTTTTGGTCTAAGCGCTGAAAAATTCAGTGATTTTATATATTTATACAAGATTTTTACAAACTTTTGAAATAAAAAGTGGTATGCTTAA
- a CDS encoding DNA gyrase subunit B, translating to MSKDYQAENIVVLEGLEAVRKRPGMYIGGTGINELHHLVWEVVDNAVDEALAGFASKIIITIIDDNTISIEDNGRGIPVGIHPKHGVSAAEVVFTVLHSGGKFDGKSYKVSGGLHGVGASVVNALAKNLKVYIKREGKLWFQEYVNGGQKLADLSPIADLEKNETGTTIIFQPDFEILEKNNFQLLTIVNRIKNTAYLTQGIEFVINDKRNGFNQSFCYNGGIRDYVSDLSKDFEKVSDKIIYAEGEFEHNDEIIKIEVALNYISEDHEQIKSYTNNIHNIEGGTHELGLSDSLLRILNNYAINNKFIKSEADKFDKQDIKDGLIAIISVKHTNPIFEGQTKAKLNNKEVRPLVNKTLSTVLERFLAENPENADKIIKRNLLAQKAARAAKSAREAVKRKSAFDVGTLPGKLADCSTKDPQIAELYIVEGNSAGGSAKMGRDRNFQAILPLRGKVINSQRFQLEKVLRNEEIISMITAFGTGVGPEFNISKIRYQKIIIMTDADSDGSHIRSLLLTFLFRYFKKLIEYGFVYIAIPPLYKISYNKKIEYAYNDTEKEVILSKIGGENPKFNIQRYKGLGEMNPEQLWETTMDPKTRRMTQVQIHNIQEVAQIFDSLMGTDVTLRKIFIEENAQYAKIDV from the coding sequence ATGTCAAAAGATTATCAAGCTGAAAATATTGTTGTTTTAGAAGGCCTAGAAGCTGTTCGCAAAAGACCTGGAATGTATATTGGTGGAACTGGAATTAACGAATTACACCATTTAGTTTGAGAAGTCGTTGACAATGCTGTTGATGAAGCGCTTGCTGGTTTTGCATCTAAAATTATCATAACAATTATAGATGATAATACAATAAGTATTGAGGATAACGGGCGTGGAATTCCGGTTGGAATTCACCCAAAACACGGTGTTTCGGCTGCTGAAGTTGTTTTTACTGTTCTTCATTCAGGTGGAAAATTTGATGGAAAATCCTATAAAGTTTCAGGCGGACTACATGGAGTTGGTGCCTCTGTTGTTAATGCTTTAGCTAAAAATTTAAAAGTTTATATCAAACGCGAAGGCAAGTTGTGGTTTCAGGAATATGTAAATGGCGGCCAAAAACTTGCTGATTTAAGTCCAATTGCTGACTTGGAAAAAAATGAAACAGGAACAACTATTATTTTTCAGCCCGACTTTGAAATTTTGGAAAAAAACAATTTTCAACTTTTAACAATCGTAAATCGTATTAAAAACACAGCCTACTTAACTCAAGGAATTGAGTTTGTAATTAACGACAAAAGAAACGGATTTAATCAAAGTTTTTGCTATAATGGCGGAATTCGTGATTATGTTTCTGATCTTAGCAAGGATTTTGAAAAAGTTAGTGACAAAATCATTTACGCTGAAGGTGAATTTGAGCATAATGATGAAATTATTAAAATCGAAGTAGCTCTAAATTATATTAGTGAAGATCACGAACAAATTAAATCATACACAAATAATATTCACAATATCGAAGGTGGAACTCACGAACTGGGACTATCAGACTCGCTTTTAAGAATTTTAAATAATTATGCAATTAATAATAAATTTATTAAATCTGAAGCAGACAAATTTGATAAACAAGATATAAAAGACGGTCTAATTGCAATTATTTCTGTTAAACATACAAATCCTATTTTTGAGGGTCAAACAAAAGCAAAACTAAATAACAAAGAAGTTCGTCCACTTGTAAACAAAACTCTAAGCACTGTTCTTGAGCGGTTTTTAGCCGAAAATCCAGAAAATGCCGACAAAATTATTAAAAGAAATCTGCTAGCTCAAAAAGCAGCTCGGGCAGCTAAATCTGCTCGCGAAGCAGTAAAGCGTAAATCAGCCTTTGATGTAGGGACGCTGCCAGGAAAACTTGCTGACTGTTCAACAAAAGATCCCCAAATTGCCGAATTATATATAGTCGAGGGGAACTCAGCTGGCGGGAGTGCCAAAATGGGTCGTGATCGTAATTTTCAAGCAATTTTACCTTTACGAGGAAAAGTGATTAACTCACAACGATTTCAACTTGAAAAAGTTTTGCGCAATGAAGAAATTATTTCAATGATCACCGCTTTTGGTACTGGGGTTGGTCCTGAATTTAATATTAGTAAAATTAGATACCAAAAAATTATAATAATGACAGATGCTGATTCAGATGGTTCTCATATTCGCTCATTGCTTTTGACATTTTTGTTCCGTTATTTTAAAAAGTTAATTGAATATGGCTTTGTATATATTGCAATTCCACCTTTATATAAAATTTCTTACAACAAAAAGATTGAATATGCTTATAATGATACCGAAAAAGAAGTTATTTTAAGTAAAATTGGTGGCGAAAATCCTAAATTTAATATACAAAGATACAAAGGGCTTGGAGAAATGAATCCTGAACAACTTTGAGAAACAACAATGGATCCAAAAACCCGTCGAATGACACAAGTTCAAATTCATAATATCCAAGAAGTAGCCCAAATTTTTGACTCACTAATGGGTACAGACGTAACTTTGCGGAAAATTTTTATCGAAGAAAATGCCCAATATGCAAAAATTGACGTTTAA
- a CDS encoding P97 family adhesin, producing MNKLSKSKTLLLVGTSGLIGIGVIGLTIGLTVNIKYNAENPRTQVNQFASRVSNLAFNLGAFHSDSDYNAVKTTLLDGSNKIKNAENALESFSFFEKKDGNLKKLDFSDSEFSDAKISYQILEILPDDANQNFKVKFQASQKLQNGDVAKSDIYEQVVSFVKESTILIAEFNFSLQQITNRLSQQVQNLVSARVTNFNDQNLTTSIPTDPSTIRPVDFQHDLNKSKDSKEFGEKISSYFPSLNNLLIQLKSSQENKLPNSINTIFDFDFARDRSNGQFVSLQNQVPSFFLQATLTSTARQMLDSSSSFAPVVSAVKLEKSNNGSYFLDYSDFFDNLNLKNLTKTDLKSSMGDKLAVEFLAQIKSGFFSDPTQRSEDAKSKILELLADKKLAFDFGKFGQKFKNHNTSQSLKVSFDPLEAKIDATDKTKVLIPYSISINNQFFMPSNTPLELSQKTGTLEISGLKQLESLGQSNSNIFKMRFLEGLGKDNKQKQAVFDQYGVGIRSSSRKVAKEEIEALFGTNPKTNEIRNILESNYNLDFGPYISLLDSWVGKIKHPSLSEIQRLTKDETQSTRNAGVSSIETRNFFRDGHQVASYFQDLLTKNRKVLLETVFELTKRWGLIAEASQIPQSLLDSKDNIFEEANKISLTSTGDIKKLSFNSLWRDTEGIGFYGTLVLPTKIKEELGSKKGDSSIFDYLKTQKVMTKESSEPATSTTNTTEDYAKFEKFGDVLYAFFLKAGQFDNFKAWAKLDDNLKYTLEFTKEAEQDKDAVSKQIEELGKAMGTEGTKAEGAQDQGKKVEGAQNQGKKVEGVQNQSKKEQVLPIKFSFKLESNDGSILNVKTPEIKVFIELEDAEIYKSRKEINELDKAVVQLQSQFRETSLDSTSYSNLTFPKKAEGAQNQGKKAEGAQNQGADTNSLKSYLPELGKKVDEYLSTHFKDKNYKTLVESITDSFDKTTKSLFFVLVKDNSSSTTGSGASGTTTTTQPRSTLRVRITINKKAEAATSSTTSTSSTGTESASSSS from the coding sequence ATGAACAAATTATCAAAATCCAAGACCCTTTTGCTGGTGGGGACTTCGGGACTTATTGGAATTGGTGTTATCGGGCTGACAATCGGTCTTACAGTAAATATAAAATATAATGCCGAAAATCCAAGAACTCAAGTAAATCAGTTTGCATCTCGTGTTTCAAATTTGGCCTTTAATTTAGGTGCTTTTCACTCTGACTCAGATTATAATGCTGTAAAAACAACACTTTTAGATGGAAGCAATAAAATTAAAAATGCCGAAAATGCTCTTGAATCTTTTTCTTTTTTCGAGAAAAAGGATGGTAATTTAAAAAAATTAGACTTTTCTGACTCAGAATTTTCTGATGCAAAAATTAGTTACCAAATTCTAGAAATTCTCCCAGATGATGCTAACCAAAATTTTAAAGTCAAATTTCAAGCTAGTCAAAAATTACAAAACGGCGATGTTGCAAAATCTGACATTTATGAACAAGTTGTTTCTTTTGTCAAAGAATCAACTATTTTAATTGCCGAATTTAATTTTTCCTTGCAACAAATTACCAACAGACTTAGTCAGCAAGTTCAAAATTTAGTTTCTGCTAGAGTCACAAATTTCAACGACCAGAATTTAACTACTTCAATCCCAACAGATCCTAGCACAATTAGACCAGTTGATTTTCAACATGACCTAAATAAATCAAAAGACTCAAAAGAATTTGGCGAAAAAATTAGCTCATATTTTCCTTCCCTTAATAATTTATTAATTCAACTCAAAAGCTCACAAGAAAACAAACTTCCAAATTCAATTAATACAATTTTTGATTTTGATTTTGCCCGTGATAGGTCAAATGGCCAATTTGTTAGTCTTCAAAATCAGGTTCCTTCATTCTTTTTACAAGCAACTCTTACTTCAACTGCTAGACAAATGCTTGACTCAAGTTCAAGTTTTGCCCCTGTTGTAAGTGCAGTTAAATTAGAAAAAAGCAATAATGGTTCTTATTTTTTAGATTACTCAGATTTTTTTGATAATTTAAATTTGAAAAATTTAACAAAAACTGACTTAAAATCAAGCATGGGCGACAAACTTGCCGTTGAATTTTTAGCCCAAATTAAATCTGGATTTTTTAGCGATCCAACTCAGCGCTCAGAAGATGCAAAGTCAAAAATTTTAGAACTTTTAGCCGACAAAAAACTTGCTTTTGATTTTGGAAAGTTTGGTCAAAAATTTAAAAACCACAACACAAGCCAAAGTCTTAAAGTTTCTTTTGATCCTTTAGAAGCAAAAATTGATGCAACTGATAAGACTAAAGTTTTAATTCCTTATTCAATTTCAATCAATAATCAATTTTTCATGCCAAGCAATACTCCTCTCGAACTTAGTCAAAAAACTGGAACTCTAGAAATTAGCGGACTTAAACAATTAGAAAGCTTAGGCCAATCAAATAGCAACATTTTTAAAATGCGCTTTTTAGAAGGACTTGGAAAAGATAACAAACAAAAACAAGCAGTTTTTGATCAATATGGTGTTGGCATTAGATCATCTTCACGCAAGGTTGCAAAAGAAGAAATTGAAGCTCTTTTTGGAACCAATCCAAAAACCAATGAAATTCGCAACATTTTAGAAAGTAATTACAATTTAGACTTTGGACCTTATATTTCTTTATTAGACTCTTGAGTTGGAAAAATTAAACACCCAAGTTTATCAGAAATTCAAAGACTAACTAAAGACGAGACTCAATCAACTAGAAACGCAGGAGTCTCAAGTATTGAAACTCGTAATTTTTTCCGTGACGGCCACCAAGTTGCTAGTTATTTCCAAGATTTACTGACAAAAAATAGAAAAGTCCTCCTTGAAACAGTTTTTGAACTAACCAAAAGATGAGGGCTTATTGCTGAAGCAAGTCAAATACCTCAAAGTCTTTTAGATTCTAAAGACAATATTTTTGAAGAAGCAAATAAAATTAGTTTAACTTCAACAGGCGATATCAAAAAACTTTCATTCAATAGTTTATGAAGAGATACCGAAGGTATTGGTTTTTATGGAACTTTGGTTCTGCCAACAAAAATTAAAGAAGAACTTGGAAGTAAAAAAGGTGACTCATCAATTTTTGACTATCTAAAAACTCAAAAAGTAATGACTAAAGAATCAAGTGAGCCTGCAACTTCTACAACTAATACAACAGAAGATTATGCAAAATTTGAAAAATTTGGCGATGTTTTATACGCTTTTTTCCTAAAAGCAGGTCAGTTTGATAACTTTAAGGCTTGAGCAAAACTTGACGACAATTTAAAATATACACTTGAATTTACCAAAGAAGCTGAACAAGATAAAGATGCAGTTTCTAAACAAATTGAAGAATTAGGTAAAGCGATGGGGACTGAAGGTACAAAAGCTGAGGGTGCTCAAGACCAAGGCAAAAAAGTAGAAGGTGCCCAAAATCAAGGTAAAAAAGTCGAAGGAGTACAGAATCAAAGTAAAAAAGAGCAAGTTTTACCTATTAAATTTAGCTTCAAACTCGAATCCAACGACGGAAGTATATTAAATGTTAAAACTCCAGAAATAAAAGTATTTATAGAACTCGAAGATGCAGAAATTTATAAAAGTAGAAAAGAAATTAACGAACTAGATAAAGCCGTTGTTCAACTTCAAAGCCAATTTAGAGAAACCAGTCTTGACTCAACTAGTTATTCAAATTTAACTTTCCCAAAGAAAGCGGAAGGGGCTCAAAATCAAGGTAAGAAAGCTGAAGGTGCTCAAAATCAAGGAGCTGACACAAACAGCCTTAAAAGTTATCTTCCTGAATTAGGAAAAAAAGTTGATGAATACCTCTCAACCCATTTTAAAGATAAAAATTATAAAACCCTAGTTGAATCAATTACTGACTCATTTGACAAGACTACTAAAAGTCTATTTTTTGTTTTAGTAAAAGATAATTCTAGTTCAACCACAGGTTCAGGTGCATCTGGAACTACAACAACCACTCAACCAAGATCAACTCTAAGAGTTAGAATTACTATTAATAAAAAAGCTGAAGCCGCCACCTCATCAACAACATCAACTTCATCAACAGGAACAGAATCTGCCAGTAGCAGCAGCTAA
- a CDS encoding endonuclease/exonuclease/phosphatase family protein has product MKKTVLLPLILVGSAAAIGTGAYFIYTSSTGEQNGPGIIINGDQTSPQKYLSASVGETQKENQNQEKNQEPEKNQEKDNIQSIRVGFWNVLNYTNKSRNSNNAKTYALAKVINSSGSDVVGLAEITTTGDGTDIVKELEKLNPSAGWKQITTDKYGKTNQQEKYTFLYKSSLLETINFEGNSNPYLIQNGQNLTWARPVAAVKFQTKTNIKNDFTLAIGHFDPPGASRNRNEKNDSEASNQGEQEANEARDLVNVLTQIDEKDGPNNEIIFMGDTNIRTENTEKLFKSTLESYRLLLNKDEKTSLSSEFGKYANSYDKIFYKGDLKTKNAHKYDIFSIFEKNIVDLEKYDKMRKQDNRSANYKAGDPKDIKRITGISDHTMVYFDLELSESDKN; this is encoded by the coding sequence ATGAAAAAAACTGTTTTATTGCCGCTTATTCTTGTAGGATCAGCCGCGGCTATTGGTACTGGTGCATATTTTATTTATACTTCATCTACTGGAGAACAAAATGGACCCGGAATTATTATAAATGGTGATCAAACATCACCTCAAAAATACTTATCTGCTTCGGTTGGTGAGACTCAAAAGGAAAATCAAAATCAAGAAAAAAATCAAGAGCCTGAAAAAAATCAGGAAAAAGATAATATCCAATCAATTCGCGTTGGTTTTTGAAATGTTTTAAATTACACAAATAAATCAAGAAATTCAAATAATGCTAAAACTTATGCTCTTGCTAAAGTTATAAATTCTTCTGGAAGTGATGTTGTTGGACTTGCCGAAATTACTACAACTGGTGATGGGACTGATATTGTAAAAGAACTTGAAAAATTAAATCCTTCTGCTGGTTGAAAACAAATAACTACTGACAAATATGGGAAAACAAACCAACAAGAAAAATACACTTTTTTATATAAGTCCTCACTTCTTGAGACAATAAATTTTGAGGGAAATTCTAACCCTTACCTAATTCAAAACGGCCAAAATTTGACATGAGCTCGACCAGTTGCGGCTGTTAAATTTCAAACCAAAACTAATATAAAAAACGATTTTACTTTAGCAATTGGTCATTTTGATCCGCCAGGGGCAAGTAGAAATCGTAATGAAAAGAATGATTCTGAAGCTTCTAATCAAGGTGAACAAGAAGCAAATGAAGCACGCGATTTAGTTAATGTTTTAACTCAAATTGACGAAAAAGATGGTCCAAATAATGAAATAATCTTTATGGGTGACACAAATATTCGCACTGAAAACACCGAAAAATTATTTAAGTCAACATTAGAGTCATACCGTTTACTCCTTAATAAAGATGAAAAAACAAGCTTATCTTCTGAGTTTGGCAAATATGCAAATTCCTATGACAAAATTTTTTATAAAGGCGATTTAAAAACAAAAAATGCACATAAATACGACATATTTTCAATTTTTGAGAAAAATATAGTTGATTTAGAAAAATATGACAAAATGCGAAAACAAGATAATAGATCAGCAAATTATAAAGCTGGCGATCCAAAAGATATAAAAAGAATTACAGGAATTTCAGATCATACAATGGTTTATTTTGACCTTGAATTAAGCGAATCTGACAAAAATTAA